CAAGATAGCATACCATGCAACATTGAAGACACACTGCCCTGTTCGTAGTAATCATATACCATAAGTTTCTCCTCCTTTGAATAGTAATATGCCCTTAAAGCAGCCACATTATCGTGCCTAATCCTCCCGACCATCTCCATCTGTTGTTCAAACTCGCGTTTTCCGACAATGACATCCTTCAATCTTTTCACTGCCACGGTTGTTACGTCTTCTAGAGCAGCCTTATACACTGTCCCAAACGTGCCCTTTCCAAGCACTTCAGCAGATGCTCTCAACAAGTCCTCCAAGTCAAATGCAAGAGTGCAACCCTCAAAGAAAACAATTCTGTTGTTGTCTCGACTTTCAGAACCTTCCTTTTTCCTGGATGCTTCTCCTTTCTGAGACTTCACTTGTTGTCCACTTCTACCACCTTTCTCATAGAAACACACAATCACAAAAGCTGTTATCACTGAAATTCCCAGCACGCAAGCACCAATAATGACACCCAACAATGCTGGTTCTCGCAGCCCTTTGGATTTTTTCCTTGTTGGATGAGAATTTCGGGGTTtaataagaaaagaaggagaaagagCATGTGAAGAAGCAAGGTTGTTACCAGAAAATGCGCCCCTTGGAAATCTCTCCAACGATTCGGGCACAACCCCACTAAGGTTATTGTTGGCAAAATTCAGCTCCAGCAGGGTAGGAATAGTGAGATCAGGAATGTCACCCGAAAGGGTGTTGTTGGCTAGAACTAAAGAAGAGAGATGAGTCAAATTTGAAAGTGAAAATGGGATGCTCCCATTAAAAGAATTGTTGGACAAATTGACAATACTAAGATTCTTCCATACTGAAAAGTCTGATGGCAATGGACCAGAAAATTTGTTGAATTGGAGATACAGATAGATCAAGTTATTTAGCTGAGAGAAATCAGAAGGGAAAGAACCAGTTATGCTATTTGAGGCTAGACTCACAGTTTGGAGCGCTGAGAGACGGCTAAGAGTGTTGGGTGGGATTCGACCACTCAATCCAGTTCTGGTCAGTTGGAGGGCAATAACATGTGATTGCTCAGAGTTGCAGGTCACTCCTATCCAACTTTTGCACACAGAAGAGCTCTTGTTCCAGTTGATCAGATGATGAGAGTGGCTAATGTTGTGAAGGAAATCAAGCAATGCTTGTTTATCTTCCGTTGGCTCAGCTCTTACTCCGAACATCATTGCTCCAATCATGAGCAAGACACCCAGCATCTTTGCCATTTTCTAGCTCCAATGGATGCAAAACAAGGACTTCCCCTGGACAACAAACTGGAGACCAAACAAATGATTAGATGATTGAGCGCTAGCGTGTGTGCTGTCTTTGCAAATCTAAAACAACAAAGAGAATTTGGGGTTATTTTTTAGACATGTTAAGTGTTAGGCTGTACGGTTTGTATTATATAAGACGTAAGACATATTGTagttattttctttgattttgatcTAAAAGACTAAACGACACTTTTAAAGTGTCTTTTTACGTCAAAATAGGCAGCTCCTGTTTGACATAGAAAATCGCCTTATTA
This window of the Vigna angularis cultivar LongXiaoDou No.4 chromosome 7, ASM1680809v1, whole genome shotgun sequence genome carries:
- the LOC108337726 gene encoding probable inactive receptor kinase At4g23740 → MAKMLGVLLMIGAMMFGVRAEPTEDKQALLDFLHNISHSHHLINWNKSSSVCKSWIGVTCNSEQSHVIALQLTRTGLSGRIPPNTLSRLSALQTVSLASNSITGSFPSDFSQLNNLIYLYLQFNKFSGPLPSDFSVWKNLSIVNLSNNSFNGSIPFSLSNLTHLSSLVLANNTLSGDIPDLTIPTLLELNFANNNLSGVVPESLERFPRGAFSGNNLASSHALSPSFLIKPRNSHPTRKKSKGLREPALLGVIIGACVLGISVITAFVIVCFYEKGGRSGQQVKSQKGEASRKKEGSESRDNNRIVFFEGCTLAFDLEDLLRASAEVLGKGTFGTVYKAALEDVTTVAVKRLKDVIVGKREFEQQMEMVGRIRHDNVAALRAYYYSKEEKLMVYDYYEQGSVSSMLHGKREGSRVSLNWDSRLKIAIGVARGIAHIHAQQGGKLLHGNIKSSNIFLNPRGYGCVSDIGLATLINPATRTTGYRAPEATDTRKSVAASDVYSFGVLLLELLTGRFPLHAKGGEEVVHLVRWVNSVVREEWTAEVFDVELLRYPNIEEEMVEMLQIGMACVVRTPDQRPKIGDVVRMVEEIRRVNAENRSSTESRSEGSTPTPHSIEIPSTSFAY